A region of the Bos mutus isolate GX-2022 chromosome 18, NWIPB_WYAK_1.1, whole genome shotgun sequence genome:
ATTCACCAGAAAGTTCACACTGAGGAAGGGCCTTATGAATGCAGCCAATGTGGAAAATTTTTTAGCCACAGATTCCGTTTCCTTGCCCATCAGAGAGTTCGCTGTGTAGCAAGGCTTTATGACTGCAATGAATGTGAGAAATCCTTTAGCCGAAGGAAGAACCTCACTGCCCATAGGAAAATCCACAGTGGTGAAAATGCTTATGAATGCAAGCAATGTAATAAATCTTTCACCCAAAAGTTCAACTTAATTGAACATCagagagttcacactggagaaaaactTTATCAATGCAGCCAATGTGGAAAATCTTTTGCCCATAAATCCAGTTGTCTTGCACATCAAagagttcacactggagaaaggccttatgagtgcagtgaatgtgggaaatctcTTACTAATAGGTCATCCCTTTCTTATCATCTGAGActtcacactggagaaaagccaTATGAGTGCAATGAATGTGGGAAATGTTTTACTACTAGATCTATGCTTTGTAATCATCAGAGAGTACACAGTGGAGAAAGACCTTTTGAATGCAGCGAATGTGGGAAATTCTTTAGTCGAAATGAGCAACTCAGTGACCATAAGAAtgttcacactggagaaaagccttatGAGTGCAATAAATGTGAGAAATCTTTTACTAGTAGCTCCAGTCTTCGACAtcatcagagagttcacactggagaaaagtCTTATGAGtgcaataaatgttggaaatCTTTTACTGGTAGCTCCAGCCTTCGTTATCATCGgagagttcacactggagaaaggccttaCAAGTGCAGTGAATGTGGCAAATCTTTTGCTGCTAGGACTGGGCTCTGTCATCATGAGAGAGTTCACAGTGGAGAAAGGCCTTATGAGTGCTGTCAATGTGGGAAATTATTTTCTGGTATTTCCAGCCTTCATTATCATTGCAGAGTTCACAGTGGAGAAAGACCTTatgagtgcagtgaatgtgggaaatcttttatTGATAAGTCAAGCCTTCGTCGTCATCAGAGAGTTCATATTGGAGAAAGATCTCTTTGAGTGCAGTGAATTTGGGGAATCATTTACTCAAAAAAAGCTCCATATCCATAGGAAAATTCACATTGCAGAAAAACTTTATGAgagccgctgctgctaagtcgcttcagtcgtttccgactctgtgcaaccccatagatggcagcccaccaggctcccctgtccctgggattctccaggtaagaacactggagtgggttgccagttccttttccaatgcatgaaagtgaaaagtgaaagtgaagtcgctcagtcgggtccgactgtttgcgaccccatggactgcagcctaccaggctcctccgtccatgtgattttccaggcaagagtactggagtggggtgccattgccttctccagtaagaGAGCTAGGATTGTGATAAGGCTTATCCAAAGGTGCCACTTGAGTAAATACCAGAGAGTTCACATGGGAGAAAGGGCCTCGTGAATATAGCAGACGTGGACAGCAGTGATGGAGGAGTTTGAGGTGGTAACAGTGGGAAAAACTGATGTAGTTACTGTGCATCAAATGGATCCTCTTTTGTGGAAACTGAGATGAAGAGAGGATGCATCATTTGCGTGTGATCTCCCAGCAATGAACGGGGATCTGGGATTCAGCGTCAGGTTGCCTGGTTCAGGGTTTGAAGAGTCTGGTCACTTCACTCCTTACCCCGcgcccagccccaccctcagGTTTGGGGACTAAAGAACACCTTGATTATCCTCATATTTCTTCCCTCCTTAATCCTCCTGCCCCATGAGTCCTGCTCATACCCCAGCCCCATACTGATGGACAAGACTATCTTTTTCTCTGGCATCCAACATTGATGCCTTTCACCTAAATGACATTTATCTACCCAACAAAACTAATGCTGTGATTCTATTATTATTTGCCATTTGTGAAAGAAGGGGTGTCCAGCTTAGGCAGAGGAACTTCCACAAGAGCTCACTACTGCCAGACCTTTCATGAGAGCAGTTCCTCTACACTGCACATGTCAACTGGCATCTCTTCTGCCCCTCAGAGCAGGGCCTCCATTTGCTGTAAACTACTCACATGAACTCCCCACACCTGACATCTTTATTTCCACCAGGGCCCCCCAGTGCACATCTTCCTATAAACACTCCTGTTTGGGAAGTTCTTCACTGGGACAGCAGCACTAAGGCAGGCCCTCCGGACTGGGTCATGGGTGTCAATCCAGCCTTGGCACTGCTTTCACCGCCATATGCAGTGATTGGTTTCAGATATCCTGTTTATCTTTTCATATCCTCACATCAGGTGTCCGTGTTGCCCTGTTATGCAGTTGACCCACTCACTGTTCTGGGAATTGTGAGGGACTCTGACAGACTAATTGTGGCCCTCACATGGCCTGGTGCACAAGGCTCTTCCTAACCCCTTTACTCCTTGTCTCACTGCTTTCTACCACCAATTCCTGAAAAATGTTAAGTCACCAGCTAATGATTGTTAATTAACAAGAATTTACCCACCTCTCTTTGGGACCTACACTTCAGCAGCCTAGCTTAAAAACTAAGACTGAATGCATGCAGACACCTCCAATGAAGACTGTAAAACCCACTGGGAAatcattttaattgcatttctctCAGGATTCttgcagagaaggtgatggcaccccattccagtactcttgcctggaaaatcccatggatggaggagcctggtgggctgcagtccatggggtcatgaagagtcggacacgactgagcaacttcactttcactttccacttccatgcattggagaaggaaatggcaacccaccccagtgttctggcctggagaatcccagggatgggggagcctggtgggctgccatctgtgggtcgcacagagttggacacgactgaagcgacttagcagcagcagcagcagcagcagcaggattcttgatttgagttttgtttctttttcatgtgtgtatttctttttttcttaacttatGCATCTTGTTTGGATGAatttctatttgtatattttgtcttCCTTTATTTTGTTAGATTTGGGTATTTTTTCTCTTGACAAGTAGGAGATCAGCCAAACATCAAAGACATATGTGAGATTTCACCCATTCACCAATGGTGACCAAAGTCAGTGACTTCTTTTCTCAATGTAATTGTAATCTGGAATACTGAAAGAATATGTTCtatattttttctcaattttatacTTTGCATAGTGCAATGGCCATATACATTATACACGTTTAGGATAAATCTGAATTATTAACATATGCTACCTCAGTCTTAAGTCCAGACTTTCTGTTACATAGTACATTAGTCTCTGCTTTGTAGTGCCTGCCAATATCTGTggtgtaaatattcccaccaTAGCCAAAGTCAAGTTGCCAACATAATGTCACTGGAATTGGGAAACATTGTCAATAGCCCACCATTGTCTTCTTTATTTACCATTACAGATATAGTAGCCACAGATAATTTTAAGAATGTAGTTCATAAACCATAGCAGAatgattataaaaagaaaagttttgtatatttgattttaaaatggtgTCATGGATGTGGAGTTGACTTACAATAAATTGCatgtatttaaagtgtacaacattttttttgtatttgtgtgATGTATAATTCTAGATATGTCATTAAATAACTTCTTAGaatacatttttcattaaaaaatttttttttggctgtagtTGGTCTTTtttgctgctcatgggcttttttttttttaaacaggttttaaattttattttatttttaaactttacaatattgtattagttttgcctaatatcgaaatgaatctgccacaggtatacccgcgttccccatcctgaatcctcctccctcctccctcccctaccctccctctaggtcatcccagtg
Encoded here:
- the LOC102274634 gene encoding zinc finger protein 211-like, giving the protein MGSPTFLKSCMMHGRENLSPKMEIANNFVASMELQQQDTSTREKQNNNKECEAVFHSGKSHQSWKEGKIVSSHIDILVEDEGVLTSEGFCEFSKHRKASTQKLNLIHQKVHTEEGPYECSQCGKFFSHRFRFLAHQRVRCVARLYDCNECEKSFSRRKNLTAHRKIHSGENAYECKQCNKSFTQKFNLIEHQRVHTGEKLYQCSQCGKSFAHKSSCLAHQRVHTGERPYECSECGKSLTNRSSLSYHLRLHTGEKPYECNECGKCFTTRSMLCNHQRVHSGERPFECSECGKFFSRNEQLSDHKNVHTGEKPYECNKCEKSFTSSSSLRHHQRVHTGEKSYECNKCWKSFTGSSSLRYHRRVHTGERPYKCSECGKSFAARTGLCHHERVHSGERPYECCQCGKLFSGISSLHYHCRVHSGERPYECSECGKSFIDKSSLRRHQRVHIGERSL